The following nucleotide sequence is from Gracilimonas sp..
CATTGCAATGGTTGATACCAACAGTGATCCGGATATTCCTGACTACATCGTTCCTTGTAATGACGACTCAGCGCGTACCATCCAGCTGGTAGCAACTCAGGTTGCCGATGCCATTATCGAAGGTTCAGCCGAGCGTGAAGCACAGCAGGAAGAAGACGTGATGGAACAAGCTGCTGCTGAAGCCAAAGGCGATGATAAAGATGACGATGTTGATGTAAAAGACGCTGCTAAAGGAACCAAATTACGTTCCCGTCGCAAGAAAAAGTCTTCTAAAAAAGATGACGACAAGAAAGCTGACAAAGCCGAAGCGAAAGCGGATGCTGACGACAGCAATGATGAAGAAGAATAAAAATTTCCAACTCCAAAAATACTATTCAGAATAATGAGCATTTCTGCTGCTGACGTAAAAAAACTTCGTGACATGACCGGAGCGGGTATGATGGACTGTAAGAAAGCCCTCTCCGAAGCAGATGGTGATTTCGACCGTGCTGTTGAAATCCTGCGTAAAAAAGGACAGCAAGTTTCCGAGAAGAGATCTGATCGTGAAGCAAATCAGGGATTGATCCTGAGCCGTATCAATGATGACAAAACCAAGGCTTGTCTGCTTGAAATTAACTGTGAAACCGATTTCGTAGCCCGAAATCAGGAATTTCAGGATGATGCTGAGTCTTTCCTAAACGCTGCTTTCGATAATGACATCGATAATGTAGACGACCTTCTGAAAATCGAGGTTAATGGCCTTACCATCGAGAAGCATCTCGAAGAAATGGTAGGCAAGATTGGTGAGAAAATTGAAATCAACAACGTTGTTTTGGTTACTACTGAAGGAACGCTGAT
It contains:
- the tsf gene encoding translation elongation factor Ts; translation: MSISAADVKKLRDMTGAGMMDCKKALSEADGDFDRAVEILRKKGQQVSEKRSDREANQGLILSRINDDKTKACLLEINCETDFVARNQEFQDDAESFLNAAFDNDIDNVDDLLKIEVNGLTIEKHLEEMVGKIGEKIEINNVVLVTTEGTLISYIHPGNQLGVLAEFDGDLTDDEIGKDVAMQVAAMKPLSVTRDGVDSSLVEKELEIAKDQLLNEGKPEHIAEQAAKGKLRRFYEERVLLEQKFVKDNSVSVQQYLEQNDAPLVKSFYRLQLGEND